The DNA segment ACTTCGTAGAACCAAGACAAAAATCTCCTAAGATTCCACTTCATGTAGCCATTTGAGTAGTGTCTAGATTTCGCATTCTTAGAATATTAAAATACCtcataaaaatagaaacatcATTCGTAGAAAAAGTAACTAACTTTACAATTAGTAGAATTCGTATTCCCCATATTTAGAAGTTTAATTAAAAGTAGATTGCTCgttctaaaaaaattagatgaaCTTGTTTAGTCTGTAATTCAATTTCTACTAACACATATTCCGTAGAAGACAAAAACTACTTTTAGtagaacataatttaaaatataagtttatcaagtttttcaaaaaaatgacaGCTTGTGTATATGtgtgttttatcaattttttatattttttataattattattgatttatttcaTTAAGTTTTAGAAATGAAAAGAGTAAAAAGGAGAAATAATagacaaaaaaagttatacCAAAGAGACAACCatgctgttttttttgttctttttggcaattttctctaaaaacttTAACGTCTAATTGTTAAATCACGTTTTGACAAAAAGTTAATATAGTTTTGATTTGGTCGAATTTAGagaaatatcattttcaaaataattttatttttcgtttgaaaaataaaaagaatgttgCCGTTGGATATAAGAAAAGGATTATGAATGTATATATCTCATTGTGGAAAGTCAaagatttgtttctttataaTACCCTCCATTTTTAgccaaaatatttttacatatattctaCGTTGtagtcaaataaaaatataaacaaaatctcAAATTCCATTTCCCTTCAATCTTTTCATTCTTGTGTTTTTAGCccaaatctttttatttattattctaaagaaactcttgtgtttttttttattggagaATCTTCTAATGGCCCTCTCAGGCTTGGTGGAGTTTCTGAAGTGGCCTCGACATCTGATCAACTTGGTGATGGTGTTGACAAGAACGAAAGATACgctttaaatatacaaaatgctATGAGTATAAAATCTATGCAACGGCCAAGAAGAAAGAGTAGCTCAACTTCTAATCTTTTTTTAACATAACAGTAAATGAATATGAGATTGGCATTGACTATCCTCTCCCATCTTATTACAAATATTACCAACAAGAAATAAATGAGTTTGTCGGAACCATCAAGAAAAATTTAGCTACTTTCATCATCCTTGGTCAGCAAACTAGATACAAAGATAATTACATCAGTATCAAGGCAAAGCTTCATCATAGGAAGAAACTCCAAGGGTACCAACCTTGTTTTAGAATTGTAAAAATCCAATTGTGAATAAAAAAGTTGAGCTCCTCGCAGGATTCTTCACAATTGGGTTCTTTACAACTCTGAAACAAGGTTGGTATCCCTAGAGGCTGAAGCTTCTTCCTATGATGAGGCCTTACATTGATACTGATGTGACTATCTTTGGATCTGGTTTGCTGGCCAAGGATGATGGAAGTAGGTGGATTAGTCTTGATGGTTCTGACAAACTCATTTGTTTCTTCTTGTCCGTGTTTCTTTAGAATAATATATAAGCGGATTTTGGCTAGAACACAAAAATGAAAAGACTGAAATggaatttgagatttttttatatttttatttgactaCAACGTAGAATATATGTAAAAAGATTTTGGCTAAAAATGGAGGATATCATAAAGAAACAAATCTTTGACTTTTTACAATGAGATATATATACAttgataatcttttttttataccCAACggcaacatttttttatttttcaaacggaaaataaattcttttttgaaaatgaaatttcTCTAAATTCTACCAAATCAAAACTACATTAACTTTTCGTCAACGAAACGTGAGTTAAAAATTTGAGGTTAAAATTTTTATCACATTTTGATCAAAAATCTTTAGTCTTCCACCAGAAACAAAACTATATTGTATTGAAGATGCATCCTGGAAGTCACTGAAAAAGTTCGAATAGGATGGTCCTTAACAACCAAAGAAGGCATTCTCAAACTTCAAGCACTCAATAAGTGCTACCATGTCACCTTTGGTAGCAGGATCAATTGTAACGTTGCTAGCTGTTCAACTAATGAATCGACTTGATATAAACAAGTTGTGTTTCTAGGTGACTGTGTAAAATTGCTCACAATTTTGGATCAAATGGTGATAGCTAGAAGCGGAAAGGAAGCAAATATCATGACGCAACACCTATAATACAAGATATCTTAGCTCTAGCAGGATTGAATAGATTTAGTTTTCATCACGTACCTAGAAATTTGGTTCAGTATGTTGATCATTTAGCTAAGAAAGCCAGGTATAAAAATCAAGGATATGTAATAACCTGGTTTTAGGTATAAGCCATTGTAAAACCTTTTAGATGAATGAAATggtaggaaaaaaaaagactgagAAAATATATAGCTAGCATGAGTCACTTATGATAGTGGTTTGTTATGTGGATCTCTGATATATGTTTGCTAGTATTACTGACATTATTAATACATTTCCATTTCATTATTTGATTTTGATAGTAGTTATGACTTATGATAGCGATTTTTTATATGGATCGCTGTTATATGCCTGCTAGTATTATTGACAGTACTAATACATTTCTATTCATGATTATTAATTAGTTGATATGATTTAATGAGAAACAATTATCTGCTTTGCTCCCACTATTTCACATGCAGACAGTCACTGCACCACTATAAATCTTCAGATAGAAATTAactgtattatatatatgtatacatatatcaaaGCAAGGATACTCTAATTCCCAAATAACCTTTCGTTTCAATTTTTGTATGATACTTTAGGTATTCTAATTGATGAAAAGCAAGCCGCCCATGATCACATGGGGCTACACCAGTCACTAGGAAGTGGTATTTGTATTATTAAATTGTTACTTAATAATcgtttgtttatttataaaataagagGGTAAATAGTTTGTTTTCCAAATACATTCCCCCGTGCCACTGTTTTAGTAAAGATCAATGAGTAATAATActgaaaactataattttttttaagaactgatatttatatatataataagagaaGAGCTAGAGAAACATTATTGGATTAAGTAGTCGTGAAGGACAATCGAGTGAATCACATGGTGCTGAGTGATCTATGTCTCTGTTATGTTGCAGCAAACGAATCTATGGACTAAAGGCAAAGCTTAATTAATTATCATAAAAGCTCAGTTTGTTTATATCAGTCACTCGATCGAAATGCATGTTACATTCCGTTGAAAGAAATTATCTACCGAAATTACCATAAGAAAATTATAGTTGTATATTTCTAGAAAATGTTATCTAAACAGttagttttatctttttatgATTATAAATGTCCGTTTAATGCTTTTACATATTTTGTCAAAAACGTTTTAGatattttgtcaaaaatatttcttaattttgtatttatactgAAAAGATATAAACTAACATTCTTTATAAACACATACATCTTAAGATTTgtgaaagagaaaaataattttaagataaaaagaCCATTCTAGATAACCAGCTTAGTTCATTGTATGAACAATCTTCCTCGATATTATATGAGCTAAATTCGAagaagaacaaaataaaaaagataattaaagCTTGTAAGAACTAATGTCGACATTGCTATAAATCCTCAATTCTAGTGGGTGTACTTCTTTTATACATTATCTATGATTAAAAACTTATATTCTTGATTTGATTACTCTATCGTGttaattcatattaatattttttcattactTCCGGAGAAAATGAAGACACATTAACTAAATGTGCTCACTCCGCAAAGTAAACAGTTAGACGTGGTCGGTTTGTTTCCATGTATTTTGGAGTAACTTATTGACCATATCAAAGTCTTTAATCTTTCTCCTCTAATAACCGTTACCGACAttttttaggaatcttctcaTCATTTACCGACTCCTCTATCTAATAGGAGTATATCTTATGACACATTTAAATCTTGATCCATTAGTTCCTATAGTTCACATTATGAGATTAAATCTTATTGGATACCACGGTATCAAAGTGCAATCAGTTCTATAAGTTTGAAAAGTACCACGCTCGAATCAACTTCAAATGTGGTGTTatctttcaagaaaaaaaagaagaagtatgcAAATGAAACTGTATGGGCACATTAATTAATGTAGATAGAATATATTACACGTACTttgtcaaaagaaaatgaaCATATTACACGTCATGGTACCATTCGTGGCCTTCCATCGACCTGGAGGAGCCAACTTCAAGTGCAATTAATTGCAAACTAATTAACTGCATTACCAACGTCAAACTATCTTTTAAATCATTTCTTTGACacattttttttacgtttcaaCAACTTCAgatttgattatattttatagcttaatcatttttttactttataacgTGTGATTATGAGATTTTGGGCCTGTAGCCCCAATaccatattaaattaattactcATAGCGAGACCCATGTTAAATAATTAGTGATTAAACCCATGTTAAAATGGGCCACATATAAAAActcattaaaaattaaaagaaggcCCATTAAGCCCAAGTAGGCGAATACATGGCGCCAACTAATACGAAAAGTTAGTTATTATATAAACGCCCAAggcgagagagagagggagaagcAGAGAGAGACCTTCGATAAAGTTTGCGTCTTTTTAACTCATAAGAGTACCTACTTTGTCTCGAAACTAGTTCTGAGCGATGGACGAGTTCGTTGCTCTCACGGCGGTTTACGGGTTAAAGCCCCGAGGAAAGTCAGCTCCAATGGCTGCCTTGAAACGATCCGCCTTCGACCGTAACAGTGTAAAAACCTCTCCTTTTGATTCAGGAGACGACGACGCAAACGCAGAGTTGACCTTGAAAGATTCAAAGTTTGACTCTTTGAATCCTGGTGGGTTTGACGACTTCTCGGTGTTTGATGAGTTGATTAAGTTATCTAGTACTAATGACTCTGGTAAGACTAAGTCGTGTGTCTTAGTTGTGTCTGTTACTTGTTCCTTAAGTCAATCTCTTTACCGGTCAACGCAGGTGATGATGACTTAATTGGTTTTTACGAGTTGATACCTGGATTTGGTGGGAGTGGTCAGCCTAGTAACAAGTTTGTGAACCGGTTTATGAACCATGTTGCTTAGTAGGTGGTTATGTAATGATTTTATTGTGGTGTTGATATAAGTGTCTTTTATATTGATAGTGAGTTTCAAGAAACTGAAGCTGTTCAAGTAAATAAACAACAGTTTGGTCTAGATGATGACCTTGAAGCCCTTTTCATTTCACCTGTTGCTTCAGCACAGTTCCTTGATGACTTGTCACCACTTTTTGGAGGTATGGATCTGTTTTCTCTACTTATTTGGTTACTTTTATGACGTGTTTCTTGTTCAAAATATGGCTCATTGCTTGTAGAATCTGGGGAACTCCCAGGGGAAAGTGACAGAAGAAGATTAGCTAGATGGGAGCATgaacaaataataaaagatcGAAAGGTATGCATGGATCTATATTTGTTGAATCAGTGAAACTTTTTTCCCAAACCACTTGCTTTTTTTCTTATGTCACTGCTTTGGTTCTACTTGCACATGCTACAGTTTTTGGAACCAGTTTCTAGTTGAGGatgatataaatatagatttccCCAGTTTATAGTTGTACTTTactacattttttttatgtagGAAAAGGCTATAGCTTATATGAATAACCGTGATCATCAGATTCAGATTGAACAAGAAGAAAGGAGTGTAAGTGGTTGCTGTTTTTTTATTGACATATTCACTGTAATAAGTATTCTCTATCATAAGTTCTTTTTGAGATTACTGAAAGAGTTTTCATTACATTACTTCTTTTTGTATCTGCTATTGTTTCATTTAGGTGGTCAAAGTATTTTAGTTGATCTGAAATGACTTcgtatgtttttgtttagaggATTTCTGAGACCCTAGACGCTGAGATAAAGCTTTGGGCTGCTGGGAAAGAAGGGAACCTACGTGCACTGATATCATCATTGCATCTCGTGAGTTCTCCTCTTCTTAACAAAACCGTATACCAAGTTGTCTTCTTAGTAATCTCATTGAGGTTGGCTATGTTGATCAGGTACTTTGGCCTGGATGTGGATGGGAGGCTGTCTCTCTAACAGATTTGATCACTTCTGCGGCAGTCAAGAAAGTCTATAAAAAGGCAAACCTCTATGTCCATCCTGATAAAGTTCATCAGAAAGGGACTCAACAAAAGTATATTGCCGAGAAGGTCTTCAACATCTTACaggtattttcttaataaatctCCATCCTCTCAAACTGATAACTATCTAAGGTATGAATCTGATCAAATTTCTTCTATCACATTGAACAGGAAGCTTGGAACAAGTTCAACAAAGAAGAGCTATCTTAAATCTGTTGACAGATTGCCTGAAAAAATTTGAACTGACTGttgtgtatatgtatatgtactTATCTAAACTTATTTGTTTGTCAAACCTCTGctattagtatatattaatgtggaatatataagattacagtTTCTTGCCATTAGGCTTTGGTGGATACTATAGCTGAAAGAGAAGATTACATTATTGCTTTTATCTTATCAAACACAAAAAGCTCATAAGTACTCCAAGTTCTCCAGTTCTTGATTCTTTTGACGAATATTTTAGTAGTTGCTTTGAAATGGCTTGTAGGACTTGAGATCAAGAACAACTCCAGCTATCGACCCTGCAGCGGCAGCAATGCTAACAACCAAACAAGCTGAGCTGAAGACTTGAAGACAAACCCATTGGGTGCTCCATCTAGGTATCTTCTTCTGCTCAATGTACATCTCCACCGGAAAATACACCGTCAATGGCCAAAAACCAAGTGCCCCTAGCAAACCCACAACGTCGTTGAAGAAAGGAAGAAGCATTGAGATAAGTGTTGTTATGATCACAAACACTGTCCTCCATATCAACCTGAGTAAGCCATTTGGTTATTACATAAAGCTGATATCTAACATGTTAAAGATCATCTCTAAAggcttactctatttttttacaaaattaaattagattCTACTTCAGttatactctattttagagtaaaaatatagccataaacaaaaaataaatagagtattttatttattgagtaaactcatttttttactctattataaaaaataaaatataataagggTTAAAGCATTTTTACTATAAAatctagtttaaaataaaaaaaatagagtgagGTTGGACATGTTCTAAGTAGTATTGAAAACAAGAGTTTGTAGTACCTGAAGAAGTTCAAACGGAGAGGCTTGAACCCTGGGACAGGGATCTTGATATCTTTAGCAATGAAGTCACTATCAGGGAACCGAGTAGAAGCTTGTCTCTCTATGAAAGCAAATAAAGGTTGGCAATAGACTTGGTATGCGCCAACGAGGTGAACCACAATGGCTGCGTTTGCAATGTCAAGAAGCCAATAAGGGTTATAAAACCCAAAACCGGTTAGGAGATTCCCTGGAGACATGTCTCCAAAGGCTGCATACCCCATGCAACCACACAACATGTAGAACATAGTCGTTACACCAACGCTCACAAGAGTTGCCTTCTTCATTGTTTTCTCTTCTGATGGTGGTGACTTCACTGTGTCCTGTTTATAAAGATAAAACAAGAAGCTTGAGGGTGAGACCATGATGGATTTAATTGTTAAAGACTTGTGAAGATGATAGAGTACCTGAATCTCTATGAGGATGATGGAGTAAGAGTAAGCAAATGCAATGTCTCCAAGAGCTTGGAAGCTTCTCCATATCTTCTGTGTCTCTGTCACAGCTCCTATGCTAATCCCTGTGAGACTTCCCTTCACCTTCCCATTTGCTGattaaaccaaaacaaaaagaaagtttCCTTCTCCACGTTAGTAACTATACAACtaatgagagagagaaaatggtcTAATTAATACGACCCTAACAATTTCTATCGTGTTGTATATGATTCGAACAAGTGAAGTTGTTTTAGTTAATAACAACACATAACTGCCATGTCACATGTCCAATTAGTTGCATTAAAAGTTGactaatttttgttataatcaATGTAGATCTAAGCACAACTAGTTATTTGAATTATAATCGGGTTGTGGTCGTATTTAGCACATATCACTTGTTTCGAGTCATTTAGGACACGATGCAAATTGTTAAGGTTGTAGTAGACCGTTTTCTCGAGCATAGAGATGTGTTATAGTTACAGACCTACGACTTGAGCTATGCCGAGAGCAAGACCAGCAGAGGAATAAGTGAAGGACATGACAGCAGCGAGGACAGAAAGCCACCAAAGCTGATCAAAATCTGGAATCTGAGAGAATATAATCTGGACTAGACCAAAAGCTATCATGTAAGGGTTACTGTTCATGTGACATGGATCTTTCCCTCCACTTTTGTGGAAACAGTTTGATCTCTTAATTGCCCTGAAAAATAAAAGTGATTTTGTTTTAATCAAAACCCATTACCAAGAAACACTTTGGTAGGTTTTAGTTGAGAACACTTACATCATGCTTATAGCTGAAGCAATAGTGTAACCTATTGCAACACCGAAGAGATTAAGATATTGAACTATCCCACATAGCTTGACCTTCACGCCACCTGTCCAAAACAATGAAAAACATGTTAAATATTCTATATTCTCTAATCTCCTCCACCGACTCAttcaaatattgtattttacctAGGTTTGATCGGACGGCGTCCATGTAAGTGTAGTTCCTCTTGCCGGAGATAGGGTCGCCGGAGCGGTAGCATGCTGCCAGGAGAGTAGAAGTGAAATAAGTGACGATGGAGAAGAGCAACATCACCACCGGTCCAGCGAGCCAACCTAGCTGTGCTGTAGCCCACGCTAGTGACAAGACTCCTGAACCTATCACCGCCGTTATGATGTGTGCGCTCGCCGTCCAAACACTACCTATAACcccaaataaatatttaaaaacattctttcttatatttttctaacatGCAACATGGAAAATATTGTTACCAGTTCGTTTGATACGGCCGTCATCGTCGAAGCACTTGGAGCCACCGCTTTGTGGCATGTCGACGGCGAAAGCTTCTTGCTGGTTTTGAACCATTAGTTTgttttttgctctgtttttgttttgttttgttctagATATGAACTTAAATGCCaagtgtttttataaaaaaaagacagaaGCTAAGTGTTGCCTTTGTCTTATAACATCTGTTTGAAAACCTCTGTCTGGTTCTTGGGgttctagtttgaataagaaGAATAGGTGGATGAAGGGAAACTGGAAGCTGAGTGCAAATTTATATACACAGAAATTGGTAAAAAGTTAATACGAAAAAAGATAGGTGAAAAGCTGGTAGGACCTTTACTCATGTGTTCTTTTGACTCCATTATTTATATGAATGATTCTAAAACGAAATAAGATATTAAAAAAGCACgcagaagaaagaaaatatgGGATTGAAAATGAAAGTCCAAGATGCTGCCATCGTTTTCATTTGGACTTAGTGTCATTGTTCAACTTTAAATGACCTTTATATGTACGTGTGTTGAAGCTTCAAGTTGTTTTTACttgcaattatttttttatcaatagtaAATGACAATATTTGTATGTTAGTAATTTCATTCGTCACAAAAGGATTGCGTAAGAgactttgaaaatttttattggctaaataccatatatatttgtcatttGCAGTTGCAAacgaaattttagaaaataacatattagcAGCTCAAGTGACATGTTTTTTATAAtgggttaaggaaaaaaaaacatttttatttagatGGTTTTAGATTATAAAATAGCTAAgcatatttagaaaatatctcGTCTGTAAAGTTAAAACGCAtcaaatgtaaaaagaaaatgaccTAGTGCCAACCTTATATGATgagttttttttgaaacacttttttttgaaacactttttttttaaacacttccTTATATGATGAGTACGTACACACAATTTTGTGGAGATTTAAAATGCTAAAGTAAAAAGTGAATAAATATGATCAACTTGAGACATACGTTGATACATATATATCTCTTACCTATAATTCGAAAGAATATCACACCAGTCCATCATAGAAGTTTCTGCAGGTAGGCGTGTAAGCTATCTTTTGTATTgaggaaaatgaaatattttgattattcaactaaactcattaaaaatatattggatTTTGTTGGAGAAGAAACGGTCTCATGGTTTCAGCAGCTATGTGAAatgaatatatatgttattttaaaattcttgaCTATAAAGTTACTATACaaacctttttttcttttcactaCTACCATAAGGTTGATTCGTGGGAAAGCAAATCTTTCATAAGGAATCTATTTCAAGATTGTCGTCAGACAAAAAGTCATTAGTTATACTAACAATCAATGGAAAAATAGTCCAAAATGAATTATATTCATACAAATAGAATATAATCTTTTAAACTCAGAGTTTGCGTTTAAACCGCAAGCACACATACAAACTGTACTAATCAATCTTAATGGTCGATCATCACTAGATCTTTACTTTCCATGAGTATCTCgcaaagataaattaaaaataacaacaatGTTGATCGAGGAGATCGGGAACAAGAATAAGGTTCTTTGGTTCAGATGATCCACTTTGATTTAAGCAGACATGTACATCCATCCTCAATAAAAGAATGAGCCAGAAACGCCTTTCATCATCAACCCACTTTCTCCAActtgttatcttaaaatatcATCCTCATTATATAagtgattatatattttaaaatagtttcatctCAACCCATGAGTTTATCATCACAACACTTAatttctctttttcattttcagCCGTCACGAATCACGATTTATCTGATTCGAAGAGATAGAAGAGCATCGGATTCCTTGCTTACTATTCCCGGTTAGGTTTCGGTTTAagtattgtattttatttaatatttattatgtatgatattttaaaagtatgaTGTTTGTTACTGCTAAAATAGTTTGGAAAAAGTTCTAAACTCCAATTCCACTTTAAAATTAAGTTACCGAGTTAGATATAACATTATGTTTTCATGAATTTCAACTGGTAATATTAATTGATACATGATGAAATCAAATCTatttcataataataataaatatgttttcatgtatgtatatatgtagTAATGTATACGTACTTGTTGGTTTCATTTCTTTAGCTCACGAAAATATGCATTGTCTTGCCAGATCAAGATGATGCAAAGCGTTCTAATTATTATAACATCTTTCAAGAAAGAATTGGCTACTAATTAACTTAAGACGACACTATCATATAAACAACGCTTTTCTGATAAGTTACACAAGTGCTTATTGCAATAAGAAAATTAAGAATCGTAACTACCACTATAAGAATCTTATCGTTGTAACTTGTAGCTTTCCGTCATTAGTACACCAACCCACTCCGTGATTACAAATATCTAAGGAGAAAGTTTATATGATAAAATCCTCAACAGTTATTCCACATTGTTTACTGGTTTTCACAATAGACGTATCGTACCAATTGTAATGATCAATTATATTTATTCCAAAGCTATCAAAACAATTTCCTGACAACTCGCATGTTAAATGAATATTATGGAGTTGTATTTCTATTTTCTTGGCCCTTTTACTTAGTTCGGCAGGGCAAGCCAACCTTGTaatgattcttcttctttttttttgatcaaactgattcttcttcttcttcatgataCATAGTTGAATAGAAACAGTGGAAATAGTATAGAATAAGTGGTATGATaaactttatttaaaaaatttgctTAAATTTATAGCGGTGTACAATTGAAAAGTGTATTagtttctaataaaataaaaacaggtTTAAAATTAAAGTGTGAGCAAGTTATTGCAATGCCGTTACAGTTGGAATGTTTGAATGTTAGGTAGCATAGTTGAATTTTTGATCCCTTTAATAATTGAACATAAAACAATTTAATTCAATGcttacttcatcaaacaagggTTAGAAATATACTACCctttaagatatttttgcttCATACTCACTTGACCAAAGCAACTGTTTCTTTTGCAGAGGGATTGAGAACTCTGAAATTAAATACTATCAAATATAAATGTGATGGAATTATACAATAACATTCTCTTGGTAAAACAGTTGTTAGAATGAAACCAACAAGATTGTCTCATCAACATCATCTCGTAGACATAATCAGTTATGACATCATATTGTATGATGATCCATGCTTATATTTTATGTCTTTGATTGCAATTCCTAACATTCTCAGgcgattttttttcttctgaaactGAAAGAAGCTAGCTGGATTCTTAGGCAATTTTACGAGGTTTATTCTATGTTTTATGTTGTTATTTGTGTTTTGTGTACTATATGTCAACTTCTCCAACACGAACGTTGTAAATTTGTAATGCAGGAAGGGGCAAAGGAAATCAACAATCCATGCAGGCACGTTACACACTATATATGGCTCTCAACTTCGATACTTTCTCTTATAATGCATGCATTATCTCTCATCATTTCTATATACATTCCTCCACACAAACAATACGTTCATCGAAATCAATCAAGGAGaagaatataaacaaaaaatagatgtATTGAAGCTGTCAATTGTATATTCAGATATATTCATATGTATCATCACTTGCAACGGGTCAATTCTATCACAGGAgctattatgaaattttaaaataaaagatcaaATATTTGATATTACAAACAACTGGTGATTTTGATACTTCTATATTTGACATTCCTCTAAATCTCGTCAt comes from the Brassica napus cultivar Da-Ae chromosome A7, Da-Ae, whole genome shotgun sequence genome and includes:
- the LOC106354609 gene encoding amino acid permease 3, with product MVQNQQEAFAVDMPQSGGSKCFDDDGRIKRTGSVWTASAHIITAVIGSGVLSLAWATAQLGWLAGPVVMLLFSIVTYFTSTLLAACYRSGDPISGKRNYTYMDAVRSNLGGVKVKLCGIVQYLNLFGVAIGYTIASAISMMAIKRSNCFHKSGGKDPCHMNSNPYMIAFGLVQIIFSQIPDFDQLWWLSVLAAVMSFTYSSAGLALGIAQVVANGKVKGSLTGISIGAVTETQKIWRSFQALGDIAFAYSYSIILIEIQDTVKSPPSEEKTMKKATLVSVGVTTMFYMLCGCMGYAAFGDMSPGNLLTGFGFYNPYWLLDIANAAIVVHLVGAYQVYCQPLFAFIERQASTRFPDSDFIAKDIKIPVPGFKPLRLNFFRLIWRTVFVIITTLISMLLPFFNDVVGLLGALGFWPLTVYFPVEMYIEQKKIPRWSTQWVCLQVFSSACLVVSIAAAAGSIAGVVLDLKSYKPFQSNY
- the LOC106400499 gene encoding auxilin-related protein 1; translated protein: MNNRDHQIQIEQEERSRISETLDAEIKLWAAGKEGNLRALISSLHLVLWPGCGWEAVSLTDLITSAAVKKVYKKANLYVHPDKVHQKGTQQKYIAEKVFNILQEAWNKFNKEELS